The bacterium DNA window ATCGTGGCCCCCGATCCCGCCCCGTGGACCCCGGGGCCATCGCTGTCCAACTCCTTCGGATTCGGCGGCCACAACGGGTCCATCGTGATCGGCCCCCCGCCAGCTGAGTAGCCAGGGTCAGAGAACTTCAGGCTGCGGGCGCCGATCAGTCGGCGTCGACCACCACGAACAGCAGCTCGCACGAGCAGGCCAGCTCGCCGTCCACCGATGCCCGCCCTGCGCCCCGGCCGGCCCGAGCCGACAACCGGGTCATCTCCACTTCCAAGTCCAGGCGCTCACCAGGAACAACCTGGCGGCGGAAGCGAGCCCTGTCGAGACCGCCAAACAAGGGCAGCTTGCCGGTGAATCTCTCGTCATGGAGCACGATGTAGGCACCGAGTTGCGCGATGGCCTCGGCCATCAGCACCCCGGGCAGGGTGGGGCGACCGGGAAAGTGGCCCGCGAAGAACGGCTCGTCACCGGTGAGCCGCCAATAGCCCTCGGCCCGCTCCCCAGCCACCATGGAGGTGACCTCGTCGAGGAACAGGAACGGCGGGCGGTGCGGGAGAACCTCGTCGGGAGGTCTCATGGGAAGCGCTCTTGTCCCGCTATTCCTCGGGCAGGGCGTCAGCCAGGTTGGTGGCGGTGTTCTTGGGGCTGATCTTGTACCAGGCGTGCTCAATCAACCCGTCTTCATTCACCAAGAAGGCCGAGCGGACGATGCCCAAATACGTGTTGCCATACATTTTCTTCTCCCGCCACACCCCAAAGGCCTCGGCCACTTCGTGGTCGGGATCAGACAGCAGCGAGTACCCGAGATCGCACTTCTCGTCGAAGCGCTTCTGGCGATCGGGCTTGTCCCCGCTGATGCCCACTGCGGCGATTCCGCGTTCTGTGGCGATGTCACGCACGCCGATTGCCTGATTCGTTCAACCAGGGGTGAGCGCCTTGGGAAAGAAGAAGATCGCCAGCTTCCTTCCGGCAAAGTCGCCCAGAGAGACCTGGTTGCCGTTCTGATCTGACAGGTTGAATGCCGGCACAGGATCGCCGGCAGATAAGAGCCAATCAGCCATGGATCTGACCCTAGTGGATCAGGTGCCCTTGACAGCCCCCTTCAGCCGGGCGCCAGCGCTCACCTTGCAACCCTTGGTGGCGGCGATCTGGATGGTCTCGCCAGTGCGGGGGTTGCGGCCCGTGCGGGCGCCCCGCGAAGTCTGCTCGAATGATACGAAGCCGGTGATCGACACCTTGTTGCCCAGGATCACCTGTTCGGTGACCGTCTTCTCGAGGCTATTGAGAACCGCCTCCACGGAACTCTTGCTCTCGCCGGTGCGTTCGCTGATGGCGCTGACCAACTCTGACTTGTTCATGGAATCCTCCTGAAATTGGAATTACGGGATTGTAATTCAGTCGGCTTCTTACACAAAGTCCCAAGAGTCAAGCAGCCTCCACGAGAAATGCAAAGTTCAACTGGGGAAAGGTGTGCCTCAATCCAGAGCCCGGCGGAACTGCCCGATCAGATCGCCCACGGCGGCAGGTCCCCCGTCGAGCATTCGGCGCACTACCGCAGAGCCCACCACCGCGCCGTCGGCCACCCGGCAGACCTCCTCGGCCTGCTCCGGGGTGCCCACTCCCACCCCGACCAGCACGGGCACATCGGTCATCTGCTTGAGCCTTCCGGCCATGACCACCGCGGACGACGCCAACTCGTCGCGCACCCCGGTCACCCCCAAGAGCCCCACGCCGTAGACGAATCCCCGAGTTCGGGCGCATATCCGGGCCAGCCGCTCGTCGGAGGCGGTGGGAGCGGCCAACAGCACGGTCTCCACCCCGGCGGCATCGGCGGCCTCGGCCCAGGGCCCCGCCTCCTCCAAGGGGAGATCGGGAAGGATGGCCGCAGCCACTCCCCGCTCGGCCAGCACGGAGGCGAACCGCTCGAGGCCGAACCGGAAGGCGATGTTGTAATAGGTCATCACCGCCAACGGGACGCCGATGTCGAGGCGTCCAAGGGCATCCAACACCGCCAAGGGCGTGACCCCGTCGGCCAGCGCCCGGTCGTTGGCCTCCTGGATGACCGGTCCGTCGATCACCGGGTCGGAAAACGGGATGCCCACTTCGATGGCATCGGCCCCGGCGTCGGCGGCCGCGGCCAGCGCCGTCTGCCAATCGCCCAGCCCCCCGGTCAGATAGGGAACCAATGCCTTGCCGCCTTGAGAGCGCCGGGCCCGCAAGACGGCTTCCATACCGCCGGGCTCAGTGCTCACTCAGCCCGCCCGTCGTCGCCGTTGGTGCTGGTGTCCACCGCCAGTCGGCCCATCATCTGGTCGACGTCCTTGTCGCCCCGCCCGCTCAGGTTCAACAGCACCGATTGGCCGGCCAGTTCCCGACGGGCCCGCGAGACCCAGGCCAGGGCATGGGCCGGCTCGAGCGCGGGGATGATCCCCTCGGTGCGCGACAGCAGCTCGAAGGCGGCCACCACCTCGTCGTCGGTGACCGACTCGTAGCGGGCCCGGCCGATGGCGGCCAGATGGGAGTGCTCCGGACCGATGCCGGGATAGTCCAGCCCCGCGGAGATCGACTCGGCCTCCAGTACCTGGCCGTGCTCGTCTTGCATCAGGAACGACTTGGATCCGTGGACCACGCCGGGCACGCCCCGGCCGATGGCCGCCCCTCCGGCCGGTTCCACGCCCACCAGCGCCGCGTCTCCGTCGACGAAGCCGCTGAAGATGCCGATGGCGTTGCTGCCCCCACCCACACAGGCGGTAACCACATCGGGGTCGGACCCCAGGATATGGTGGCACTGCTCGCGGGCCTCATCGCCGATCACCCGGTGCAGCTCGCGCACCATCCACGGGTAGGGGTGGGGGCCCATCACCGAGCCCAGGCAGTAGTGGGAGCTCTCCACGGTGGCCACCCAGTCGCGCATGGCCTCGTTGATGGCGTCCTTCAAGGTGCGACTGCCCGACACCGCCGACCGGACCTCAGCGCCCAGCAGCTGCATCCGAAAGACGTTGAGGGCTTGGCGCTCCATGTCGACTTCGCCCATGTACACCACGCACTCCAGGCCCAGCAGCGCTGCCGCGGTGGCGGTGGCTACGCCGTGCTGACCGGCACCGGTCTCGGCCACCAGGCGGCTCTTGCCCATCCGCACGGCCAACAGAGCCTGGCCTAGCACATTGTTGATCTTGTGGGAACCGGTGTGGTTGAGGTCCTCGCGCTTGAGCAGCAGGCGAAGCCCCATCTCCTCTGACAGGCGATGGCACTCGGTTAGCGGCGACGGCCGCCCGGCATAGTCGGCCAGCAGTTGGTTCAGCTCGCCGCGGAAGCCTTCGTCGTCCCAGGCGGAGCGGAAGGCGGCCTCCAGCTCCTCGCAGGCCGGCACCAGGGGCTCGGGAACGAACCGCCCTCCGAAGTCCCCGAACAACCCGCCGACGGGCTCGGCCATGGTCACTGCGGCGCTCCTCGGACAGAAAGCTCGGCCATGGTCACCGCGGCGCTCCTCGGACAGAAAGCTCGGCCATGGTCACCGCGGCGCTCCTCGGACAGAAAGCTCGGCCATGGTCACCGGAGTCCCTCCTCTTGCCAGTTGTAGGGGGCGTCCTCGGCCGACTCACTGTCGGTTGCTTCACCGCGTTCGGGATCTGCTTCCCGAGCGGCGTTGATGAAGGCCCGCAGTAGGGCCGGGTCTTTGCGGCCCGGTGACATCTCCACGCCGGTGGCCACATCCACTCCCCACGGGCGGACCTTGGCGATAGCCGTGGCCACGTTCTCGGGAGTCAAACCACCGGCCATGAGCAGTCGGATGCCACCGGGAGCGCCCTCGGCCAGAGACCAGTCGAACACTCGGCCCGATCCGGGGGTATCGGAGTCCACCATCACTATGTCGGCGCCGTACCGGTCGGCCACCGACAAAGCGGGGCTGCCGCCGGGAAAGGCCTTGATCACCGCCGGCACGCTCTCTCGGATCAAACGGGTGTCTTCCATGCTCTCTCGACCGGACAGCTGGGCGGCTTTGAGACCGCAGCGATTGACAATCTCGATCACCCTGCTGGGGGCCTCGTCTTTGAATACGCCCACGGTGAGCACGCCGGAAGGAAGCCGCCGGACGATTTCTTCTACTCGGGGCGGAGCAACCTGGCGGGGTGACGGGGCCATGATGAACCCCAACCCGTCGGCACCCAGCGCGGTGGCCAGCAAAGCGTCATCGGCGTTGGTTATGCCGCAGATCTTGATGAACACTGCTTCCAAAACTACCGGCTGGAAGCCTGCCTATTGTGATCGTTATCGGGGAACGGCCGACGCCTGAGCCGGGCAGCCGGCCACCACCACCTCGGCAGGCATGTCCACGGATCGCTTGATGTAGCCCAACGCCACCGTGGCACCGGCAATGGCATCCCTGGCTGTGCTGGTGACGGTTCCGACCACGGCCCCTCCTGCGTCGATGATGGGCTCGCCGCCGTCCAGCTCGACCCGCTCTTGCAGGGTCAGCAGCCGCAGATAGCGGGGGGCGCTGCTGCCCCGGGAGTCCATGCGGGCGACCAGCTCCTGGCCGGTGAAGCACCCCTTGGTGAAGCTCACCGTGAAATCAACGATCTCGGCTTCAGCGGGAATGGTGCGGTCATCGATGTCGACCCCCATCCGAGGGAAACCGCATCTGATCCGATGGGCTTCCAGCGCTTCGGGATCGATGACGGGCACATCTTCTGGAATTGAGGGCTGGGGGCCGAGCAGATCGACGCCGCCGGTGGGCACCGCCGCGACGATCTCGCCGGAAACGGCTGTATTTTCTGCCCCCGGTCCGCGCACCGCAACGCACTGCCAGTCGAGTGGCTCCAGGGTCACATCGGTGCGCAGCATGAACCGCCGGAGCCGGGCGTCGACCTGCTCCAACGGGCCGTCGGTGTCGAGGACGAAGCGGTCGGCGGCCTGCCGGGTGACCCGCACGAAGGCGTCTATGCGCCCCTGGGGTTGCAAGATGAGCGACCAGGCTGACTGGCCGGGGCCCAGCGCGGCAATGTCCTGGCTGAGCTGGCCTTGCAAGAAGTCCTCGGCGTCGGGACCGGACACCGCCAGCACGCTCCGCTCGAGGGGGCAGGCCCCAACCGAAGTCGACAGGTCTACTGGGCCGCTCATGCAATTCCGATCATGAGGGACCAATCATGACAGCCGCCCCCGGTTCATCCGCCGGGCGGCAGGCACAGCCAACAACAGAGCCCGGGCCTTGTTGCGGCACTCCAGATCCTCTTGTTCGGGGATGCTGTCGGCCACGATGCCAGCCCCGGCCTGCACCGACGCCCGCCCCCCCTGGATGACCATGGTGCGAATGGCAATGGCGGTGTCGATGTTGCCTGAGAAGTCCAGATAGCCGACCACGCCGGCGTAGGGGCCGCGCTTCACCGGCTCCAGATCGTCGATGATCTCCATGGCCCGCACCTTGGGCGCGCCCGACACGGTGCCCGCCGGCAGGGTGGCCCTCAGCACGTCCACCGGGGACCGCCCCGGCGCCAACTCGCCCGATACCTGCGAGGTCAGGTGCATGACGTGGCTGTATCGCTCCAGGGTCATCATCTCATCCACCGTCTCGGTCCCGAATGACACCACCCGGCCCACGTCGTTGCGGGCCAAGTCGAGCAGCATGATGTGCTCGGCGATCTCCTTGGGGTGCTCGGACAGCTCGGCGGCCATGCGGCGCTCCTCGGCCTCGGTGCGCCCCCGGCGGCGGGTACCGGCGATGGGCCGGGATATGACCCTTCCGTTGAGCAACTGCACCATCGGCTCCGGCGAGCAACCCACCAGCGACACTTCGGGCAGGCGCACGAAGTACATATATGGACTGGGGTTAACCTGGCGCAGCGAGCGGTACACGTCGAAGGGCTGGGCCCCCAGGTCGAAGTCGTATCGTTGGGCCAGCACCACTTGGAAGATGTCCCCGGCCAAGATGTGCTCTTTGGCCGCCTCCACCGCGTCGCAAAAGCTCTTCGAGCCCATGCTGGACACCACTTCGGGCAACTCCTCGTCTTCTGAGGGAGGTTCCAGCAGCGGCTCGGCCACCGGCCGGGCCCCGTCGGCCGCTAACTGCTCCAGGGCGGCAATCGCACCGTCGTAGGCGGCATCGATCTCAGCCGATGACGCGCCCGGAGGGATGATCACGTTCTCGATCAGCGTGACCCGCTGGCGCCAATGGTCGAAAACAGCCAGCTCTCCGATCACCGACATCACCGCGTCGGGCAAGCCCTGGTCATCGTCCGGGACATCGGGGAGATGCTCCACCTCCCGCACTACGTCGTAGCCCAGATAGCCCACCATCCCGCCGTGCAGCGGAGGCAGCTCATCCATGATCGGGGACCGCCATTGCGACAAGATGTGTTCGATTGCCGCCAGAATCCCCTGGTCGAGCGGGGTTCCCTCGGGAAACTCCCCGGTGGCGGAGACCTCGTTCCCCCGGGCCACCAGGGTGCCCAGCGGACGACGGCCGATGAAGGAGAAGCGGCTCCACCGCTCCCCGTGCTCCACCGACTCCAGCAGAAAGCCGGGTTCGTCACCAACAGTGCGGACGAAAGCCGCCACCGGGGTGGTGAGGTCGGCCACCAGCTCCCGCCACACCGGAACCACCGTCCATTCGGCGGCCAGCCGATGGAATTCTCGGCGCTCAGGGCTGATCACGGACATGTCGAACTGATCACTCCGACGGCAGTACCGGCTCGTCGAACGACGTGAAGAAGCACGAATACTCTCCGGTGTGGCACGCCCCTCGGCCCTCTTGCTCCACCATGAACAGCAACGTGTCGCCATCGCAGTCGTAATACGCCTCCCGGACGTACTGGCGGTCGCCAGAGGTCTCCCCCTTGCACCAGTACTCCTGGCGGGACCGGCTCCAGAACCACGTGCGCCCGGTTTCCAGGGTGCGCTCCAGCGACTCCCGGTTCATCCACGCCATCATCAGCACCCGGCCCCCTTCGTGCTCCTGGACAATGGCGGGAACCAGCCCGTCGTCGTTGAACGCCACCTCGTCCAGCGCTCCGGGGGCAGCTTCTATTGGCGTAATTGCCGGCATCGCCCCATCGTAGGAGCAGACCCCGCCTCCAATAGAGCCAATTCTGAGCCAGACGAGAGATGCGGCCGGGTCAGAGGTAGAGGCCGGTGCTTCCCTCGTCGAGCCGGGGGGCGGCCACCGCGTGGATGTCCCGTTCCCGCAGGATGAGGTAGTCGGCGCCCCGAACTTCCACCTCATAGCGGTCTTCGGGGTTGAACAGCACCTGGTCGCCCGACTCCACGGTGCGGACATTGGGGCCCACCGCAATGGCCTCCGCCCAGGCCAGGCGCTTGCCCACCTGGGCAGTAGCCGGGATGAGGATGCCACCGGTGGACCGCCGCTCTCCCTCGGGGATATCCAGCTGCACCAAGATGCGGTCGTTGAGCATCTTGATGGGAAGCTTGTCCTCGGGCGCGACCTGACTCACGCTCTTTGTTGCCTTGGCCATGGGGTGACAACGCTACCGTGACCGGCATATGACAGACGACTTCGGGCCAACCCCCACAACCCTGGCTACTGCCGACGGCCTCAGCCTCGAAGCCCAGTGGGCGGTGCCGGCCGGTCCTCGGAATCGGGTGGTGATCGCCCACCCCCATCCCCAGCACGGAGGAAACATGCACTCCCTGGTGGTTTCCACCCTGTTCAACCACCTGGTGGGCTCGAGCTGCGCGGTGCTGCGGTTCAACTTCCGAGGGGTCGGGGGCTCGGAGGGCGAGCACGACTTCGGCGAGGGCGAGCAGCTCGATGTGCGGGCCGCGGTGGAGGCCATGGCCGCGGTCGGCAATGAGGGGTGCCCGCTGGTGCTGGCCGGATGGTCGTTCGGGGCCGACTTGGCCTTGACCTGCGATGCCCCGGAGCTGGCCGGGTGGTTCCTGGTAGCCCCGCCGCTGCGGGTGGTCAACGCCGACCGCTTCAGGGCCGCAGCCGATCCCCGGCCCAAGTGGCTGGCCGTGCCCGAGCGAGACCAGTTCAATCCTCCCGATCAGGCCCAAGCCGCCACAGTCGACTGGACCAACACCGAGATCCACCCCGTTGGCGGCGCCGACCACTTCCTTATCGGCCGTACCGACAAGCTCAACGAGCTGATCGACGACTATCTGGCCGTGCTCGCTTCCTGAAGGGAAGCGAATCAGGCGTCGGCGGGGCGGATGGGGATTCCGGCGGCAACCATGTGGGACTTGGCCTCGGCCACGGTGTGCAATCTGAAGTGGAAGATGGAGGCGGCCAGCACGGCATCGGCTTTGCCCTCTAGCACTCCCTCTACCAGGTGGTCGAGGGTGCCCACTCCCCCGCTGGCGATCACTGGCACGTTGGTCACCTCCACCACTGCCCGGGTCAGCTCTATGTCGAAGCCATCGCGGGTGCCATCGCGGTCCATGGAGGTGAGCAGGATTTCCCCCGCGCCGAGCTCAGTCACCTTGATGGCGTACTCGATGGCATCTACTCCGGTGGGGGTGCGGCCCCCGTGGGTGAACACCTCGAAGGGGAATGCGCCTCCGTTGGCGCGACGGGCGTCAATGGAGGCCACCGCGCACTGGCTGCCGAACTCGTCGGCGATCTCGGCCACCAGCTCGGGGCGATTGACCGCTGCGGTGTTCACCGACACTTTGTCGGCCCCGGCCCGCAGCAGGCGGCGGGCGTCGTCCACCGTGCGGATGCCCCCGCCGATGGTGAAGGGGATGAACACCTCCTCCGCGGTGCGATGTACCAATTCCAAGGTGGTCTCCCGCTGGTCGGACGACGCGGTGATGTCCAGAAACACCACTTCGTCGGCGCCCTGCTGGTCGTAGAGGGCGGCCAACTCCACTGGGTCGCCGGCATCGGTGAGGTCTACGAAGTTGACTCCCTTGACCACCCGGCCAGCGTCCACGTCCAAACACGGGATGATCCGGGCGTTGCTGGGGACGGCGGCCGGTGTGCTCATGAGGCCAGTGTCTCCAAAGCCTGCTCCACGGTGAAGCGCCCCTCGTAGAGCGCCCTTCCCACAATCACCCCGGCCAGCCGTCGGCTGTGGTCGCCGATGGTCGCCAACTCGCTGAGGTCTTCAATCCTTGCCACCCCGCCGGAGGCGATCACCGCCAGGCCAGTGGCAGCCAGCACTGCGCTCAGGCCGTCGGTGTCGGGCCCGCTCATGGTGCCGTCGCGGCTGATCTCGGTGACCACCACCGCCTCGGCCCCCGAAGACTCGAAGCGGGCGGCCAGCTCTAGCAGGTCTCCGCCGCCGCCCTGCTCCCATCCGTGGGTGGCCACGTCGCGGCCCCGGGCGTCCAACCCCACTGCCACCGGTTGGCGAGCAGCCACCTGCTCCACCAACTCCGGCGTCTCCACCGCGGCAGTGCCGATCACCACCCGGGCCACCCCGGCGTCGGCCAGCGCGGCGGCCGCATCAAGGCTGCGGACTCCACCGCCGGTCTGCACCGGCACATCCACCGCATCGGCAATGGCGGCAATCACCGCCAGGTTGACCGGGTCGCCGGTGCGGGCCGCATCCAGGTCCACAACGTGCAGCCATGAGGCCCCCGCGTCGGCGAACTGCCGGGCCTGGCCCACCGGATCGTCGGAGTAAGCGGTTTCGGCGTCATACGATCCCTGGTAGAGCCGCACGCAGCGTCCGGCCCGGAGATCGATTGCCGGGTAGATCTGCATGTCAGGCCCCCACTGCGGCGGTTCGGGCCTGATTCACGAAATTCTCCAGCAGCCGCAGGCCGGGGCGGGCCGACTTCTCGGGGTGGAACTGCGTGGCCCACACGTTTTTGTCGGCTATTGCCGCAGCCACCGGGCCGCCGTAGTCGCAGGTGGCGGCCACGTTGTCGGCCATCGGCGCGGCGAAGGAGTGGACGAAATACACCCAAGCACCGTCGAGGCTTTCGAGCAGCGGGCTGGGACTGCGCACCTCCAGGCGGTTCCACTGCATCTGGGGCCGCTTCACGTTGCCGGGCAACAAGTGCACCGTGCCGGGCAATATGCCCAGGCCAGCTACCCCCGGCGCTTCTTCGGAGCCTTCGTAGAGAAGCTGCAAGCCGATGCAGATGCCCAGAAACGGCCGTCCGTCGGCTGCCGCGGCCCGGG harbors:
- the hisF gene encoding imidazole glycerol phosphate synthase subunit HisF, with the protein product MSTPAAVPSNARIIPCLDVDAGRVVKGVNFVDLTDAGDPVELAALYDQQGADEVVFLDITASSDQRETTLELVHRTAEEVFIPFTIGGGIRTVDDARRLLRAGADKVSVNTAAVNRPELVAEIADEFGSQCAVASIDARRANGGAFPFEVFTHGGRTPTGVDAIEYAIKVTELGAGEILLTSMDRDGTRDGFDIELTRAVVEVTNVPVIASGGVGTLDHLVEGVLEGKADAVLAASIFHFRLHTVAEAKSHMVAAGIPIRPADA
- the trpE gene encoding anthranilate synthase component I, whose protein sequence is MSVISPERREFHRLAAEWTVVPVWRELVADLTTPVAAFVRTVGDEPGFLLESVEHGERWSRFSFIGRRPLGTLVARGNEVSATGEFPEGTPLDQGILAAIEHILSQWRSPIMDELPPLHGGMVGYLGYDVVREVEHLPDVPDDDQGLPDAVMSVIGELAVFDHWRQRVTLIENVIIPPGASSAEIDAAYDGAIAALEQLAADGARPVAEPLLEPPSEDEELPEVVSSMGSKSFCDAVEAAKEHILAGDIFQVVLAQRYDFDLGAQPFDVYRSLRQVNPSPYMYFVRLPEVSLVGCSPEPMVQLLNGRVISRPIAGTRRRGRTEAEERRMAAELSEHPKEIAEHIMLLDLARNDVGRVVSFGTETVDEMMTLERYSHVMHLTSQVSGELAPGRSPVDVLRATLPAGTVSGAPKVRAMEIIDDLEPVKRGPYAGVVGYLDFSGNIDTAIAIRTMVIQGGRASVQAGAGIVADSIPEQEDLECRNKARALLLAVPAARRMNRGRLS
- a CDS encoding phosphoribosylanthranilate isomerase, with the translated sequence MFIKICGITNADDALLATALGADGLGFIMAPSPRQVAPPRVEEIVRRLPSGVLTVGVFKDEAPSRVIEIVNRCGLKAAQLSGRESMEDTRLIRESVPAVIKAFPGGSPALSVADRYGADIVMVDSDTPGSGRVFDWSLAEGAPGGIRLLMAGGLTPENVATAIAKVRPWGVDVATGVEMSPGRKDPALLRAFINAAREADPERGEATDSESAEDAPYNWQEEGLR
- a CDS encoding HU family DNA-binding protein; translated protein: MNKSELVSAISERTGESKSSVEAVLNSLEKTVTEQVILGNKVSITGFVSFEQTSRGARTGRNPRTGETIQIAATKGCKVSAGARLKGAVKGT
- the trpA gene encoding tryptophan synthase subunit alpha; the encoded protein is MSTEPGGMEAVLRARRSQGGKALVPYLTGGLGDWQTALAAAADAGADAIEVGIPFSDPVIDGPVIQEANDRALADGVTPLAVLDALGRLDIGVPLAVMTYYNIAFRFGLERFASVLAERGVAAAILPDLPLEEAGPWAEAADAAGVETVLLAAPTASDERLARICARTRGFVYGVGLLGVTGVRDELASSAVVMAGRLKQMTDVPVLVGVGVGTPEQAEEVCRVADGAVVGSAVVRRMLDGGPAAVGDLIGQFRRALD
- the bcp gene encoding thioredoxin-dependent thiol peroxidase; the protein is MADWLLSAGDPVPAFNLSDQNGNQVSLGDFAGRKLAIFFFPKALTPGUTNQAIGVRDIATERGIAAVGISGDKPDRQKRFDEKCDLGYSLLSDPDHEVAEAFGVWREKKMYGNTYLGIVRSAFLVNEDGLIEHAWYKISPKNTATNLADALPEE
- the fabZ gene encoding 3-hydroxyacyl-ACP dehydratase FabZ, encoding MRPPDEVLPHRPPFLFLDEVTSMVAGERAEGYWRLTGDEPFFAGHFPGRPTLPGVLMAEAIAQLGAYIVLHDERFTGKLPLFGGLDRARFRRQVVPGERLDLEVEMTRLSARAGRGAGRASVDGELACSCELLFVVVDAD
- the hisH gene encoding imidazole glycerol phosphate synthase subunit HisH; protein product: MTRPLIAVLDYGIGNLRSAQKSLERMGADARLTADAGLIADAAGVVLPGVGAFGPCMAALCDTGLDEQARAAAADGRPFLGICIGLQLLYEGSEEAPGVAGLGILPGTVHLLPGNVKRPQMQWNRLEVRSPSPLLESLDGAWVYFVHSFAAPMADNVAATCDYGGPVAAAIADKNVWATQFHPEKSARPGLRLLENFVNQARTAAVGA
- a CDS encoding alpha/beta fold hydrolase, whose translation is MTDDFGPTPTTLATADGLSLEAQWAVPAGPRNRVVIAHPHPQHGGNMHSLVVSTLFNHLVGSSCAVLRFNFRGVGGSEGEHDFGEGEQLDVRAAVEAMAAVGNEGCPLVLAGWSFGADLALTCDAPELAGWFLVAPPLRVVNADRFRAAADPRPKWLAVPERDQFNPPDQAQAATVDWTNTEIHPVGGADHFLIGRTDKLNELIDDYLAVLAS
- the trpB gene encoding tryptophan synthase subunit beta yields the protein MAEPVGGLFGDFGGRFVPEPLVPACEELEAAFRSAWDDEGFRGELNQLLADYAGRPSPLTECHRLSEEMGLRLLLKREDLNHTGSHKINNVLGQALLAVRMGKSRLVAETGAGQHGVATATAAALLGLECVVYMGEVDMERQALNVFRMQLLGAEVRSAVSGSRTLKDAINEAMRDWVATVESSHYCLGSVMGPHPYPWMVRELHRVIGDEAREQCHHILGSDPDVVTACVGGGSNAIGIFSGFVDGDAALVGVEPAGGAAIGRGVPGVVHGSKSFLMQDEHGQVLEAESISAGLDYPGIGPEHSHLAAIGRARYESVTDDEVVAAFELLSRTEGIIPALEPAHALAWVSRARRELAGQSVLLNLSGRGDKDVDQMMGRLAVDTSTNGDDGRAE
- the hisA gene encoding 1-(5-phosphoribosyl)-5-[(5-phosphoribosylamino)methylideneamino]imidazole-4-carboxamide isomerase, whose protein sequence is MQIYPAIDLRAGRCVRLYQGSYDAETAYSDDPVGQARQFADAGASWLHVVDLDAARTGDPVNLAVIAAIADAVDVPVQTGGGVRSLDAAAALADAGVARVVIGTAAVETPELVEQVAARQPVAVGLDARGRDVATHGWEQGGGGDLLELAARFESSGAEAVVVTEISRDGTMSGPDTDGLSAVLAATGLAVIASGGVARIEDLSELATIGDHSRRLAGVIVGRALYEGRFTVEQALETLAS
- a CDS encoding co-chaperone GroES, translating into MAKATKSVSQVAPEDKLPIKMLNDRILVQLDIPEGERRSTGGILIPATAQVGKRLAWAEAIAVGPNVRTVESGDQVLFNPEDRYEVEVRGADYLILRERDIHAVAAPRLDEGSTGLYL